Genomic DNA from Anaerolineales bacterium:
CCGCGCTGATGCGAATCGTGCGCGAGATTCATGAAGGAAACCGCCAGCGGCAGAGGAGCTCCATCCTGCAGCAAGATTTGATGGGCCTGCTTCGTCGTAGCGTACGCTTCCGAGGATTTCCCCAAAGCAACCTGTATTGTCGATTGATCGATCAAACCGTATGCTAAATCTAATTTTCCTTCCGTCTTTTGATATAAAGCAACGGCCTTCGAGCAGTAGGATTCGGCTGCAAGTAAATCTCCCTTCAACGAAGATGCCAGTGCACGCAATCGATAGCATTCTGCCTTTTGCAGGCGCTTGCCGGATGGCTTTAAAATATCTTCCGCCCGATTAATTACTTCGATCACAGCCTCATATGATCCGCGACGAAGTGCTACGTGGCCGCGAAGAATTTCATAATACGCCCGCACATTTTTAGGCGAATCCAGATCCAGCATGGTCTTCGCTTGATCGAGATTTTTCTCCGCCTCCTCCAGGCGTCCCTGCTGGGTGTATTTCGCCGCGAGGTAAAGTAGCACGCGAGGCGCGGGAGAATCGATCTCTTCGAGCCGCCGCGCCCAAACCTCGAGTGTTTGCCACCGTCCGCTGACAAACATCTCACGGGCGCGTCTCTCGGCCAACTCGACAGCACGCTTGCCCTCCCCGGCATCGCAGAACAGTTCAACGGCATACTCGGGGGAATCATGGTCGGCCAGGTATCTCGCAGCACGGTTGAGCAAGCTCTTGTATCGCTGTGCATCTCCACCCTGCAGGGTTTCCAATAGAAATTCACGGAATTGAGGGTGGTATTCGTATGTTCTGGGGCCTTCATCGGTCGCCGTGACGAACAATCCCCGGTCGACGATGCGAGCGAGCATGCTGGAACTATCATCACGCTGCAACAAGTAATTGCAGCCCTCCACCGTCATGACCGGAAAAACCGAAGTGTCCAACACGAAACGGCGCAGATCATCCGGTTGGCGATTCAGGACGACCGAAGCGAGGTACTCATAGACCATCGGCCGTGAACTCATCTTCAACGCATTCAACCCTCGGCCCGAGAGTTCCGCCGAAAGGATCACCCCCGTGATCCAGCCACGGGTGTCATGCTGCAATCGCTCCGCGGCATCCTCACCAATTTCCAGGCTGGAATGCACTCGTGCGAGTTTAATAATTTCTTCTCTCGACAAGGCCAGATCTTGTGGACCGAAGCCGATTAGATTCCCCTCCGCCATGAATTTTGCTAGCGAAACCTCCAGCACTTCACGTCCTGAAGCAATGAGCGTAACCTGTTCGGGTTGTTCTTCCAAAAATTGGTCCAGGAAATTCAAGATCGGTTTGGACTTGTTGATCCAATGCACGTCGTCCAGCGCAATGACCAAGGTCTCGTTGATGTTGGCGTCGATCACTTCGACAAACATGCGTGCGAGAGCTTCAGGTGAGTAATCGGAAAGCGAATCGAAGTCAAATATCCCCTGCAGACGCCGGAAGCGTCGTTGCAGCGAGCTGGAAAGTACCATGGCAAAATGGAACAAGTCTTGATCTACGGCTGACAGACGCGCCCAACAGACCGGCAATTCCGTGTGTTTCGTAAAATCGGCCAGAAGCGTCGTCTTCCCGTATCCCGCCGGGGCGGCTATGATGATGAGTTTTCGGGGAATGTTCGCGTGGATTTCATCGACCAGGTGCTCTCGATGCACCTTGCTTTCAACATCAAAACTCAGTGGTGTGATTGCATGCCGCAGAACGGAATTGAATTTTGCCATCCGTCCCTCAACCTACTTCCGACGACGAATTATCTAGCGAAAAGGCTTTCTCTACTTCGTCTACCGTTCCCTGCTCTCGATAATCCACAGCAGCACGGAAGAGACACCGGCTGGAAGGTGTTAATTCGGGAAGATGCATGGTAAACGTCAATCTGCTGTTCATGGCACCGATGATATTCGTGCTGGCCAACTCAACATCATCGCCATCCGTGATTACGACAGCTATATCCGGTGGAATTCGAAACGGTGTCAACTCCATCGAGATTCTTACTCGACGATGATCCGCTTGAACAGAAAATGACACCTTTCGAATACGAACTTCTTCGGGCGGGAGAGCATCTTCAGACGGATTATCAACGGGTAATTCCATGGCCGTTTTGCCGCGTATCCTCCATTATAGGGCATTCCCGAAAGTTTCCACCCCCAACCCATGCCATTGGCAGACGTTAAACCTATCACATCTTGCAAAATTTACCACTTGCGCATAGCGGACTTCCTCAAAGTTTCTGTGTTGAATGGGTCAAAAGTATGCTGGTAGTTGAAAGTGGTAGAATTGATGTGATGTGTTGAAACGCCGATACCCATTATAATTCGTTCCACAACTTTCGTATTGACTTGTAATTCAGAACCTTTCCCCAGGTGCGTTGGGAAATGCGTTTTTCATTGAAATCTTCCCAACGGTAAGGAGTTCACACATGTCCGCTAGATCATCTGCCATCGAATGGGCTCGTTCACACCAGGCCGATGCGTTGGAGGATTTCAAGACCATACTTCGCATACCTTCGATTTCGACGCTGCCGGAAAATAATGAGGACGTCGAGCGAGCAGCCGAGTGGATCACAGAGAACCTGCGTGAACTCGGATGTGAAGTTGCGAAAACGATCGAAACCGGCGGCCATCCGGTGGTATACGCCGAGTGGCTGGAGGCCGAATCAGACAAACCGACGATCCTGGTATACGGTCATTACGATGTTCAACCCCCGGAACCCCTGGAGGAATGGGAAAGCGATCCCTTCGACCCTCAAGTGCGAGGGGAAAATCTGTACGCATGCGGCGCATCCGACATGAAGGGACAAATGATTGCCTTTCTCACGGCAGTGAAGGCCATCCAAAGCACCTCCCGATTGCCCGTGAATCTCAAATTCATGTTCGAAGGAGAAGAGGAAGTTGGTTCGCCCCATCTCGCCGACTTTATCCACGAACACAAGGATATGTTGTCCAGCACTTTTTGTTTGAACTGCGATTCGGGGATATTGGATCCCGAAACCCCCTCGCTGACGTATACCTTGCGCGGTCTGTCCTACTTCGAACTTCGCTTACAAGGCGCTAGAAGCGATTTGCATTCCGGCTTGTTTGGCGGTGCGATCGACAATCCCGCCAACGTTCTTTGCCAGTTGATCGCAGGCATGCGCGACGCCAGCGGCAGAGTCACACTTCCCGGCTTTTATGACGATGTCCGTCCGCTGACGGACGAAGACCGTGAGGAGATGGTCGCCAAACCGGATTCCTGGTGGCTCGAGCAGACTGGCGTTCCCGTCCTTTTCGGCGAAGAAGGATACACGGCTGCGGAGAGAGCCACTGCCCGTCCGACGTTGGACGTCAACGGCCTGCTGAGTGGCTTTACGGGCGAAGGCTCGAAAACCGTGCTTCCTGCGAAGGCCATGGCGAAATTCTCCATGCGCCTGGTGCCCGATCAGGATCCGAATAAAATCAAAACCATCGTGGAAACTTACCTGACCGAGAACGCTCCGCCTACCGTAACCTGGGAATTAGAGGATTTGTCGAGCTGCTTCCCGTCGATCAGCGAGCGCGATTCGGCTTCTGTCCGTGCAGCAACGCGTGCCTTCGAGAAAGTCTGGGGTAAAGCCCCCGTCTTTCAACGTCAGGGTGGTTCCGTTCCCGTTGTGGGCATCATCCAGGAGCTGCTGGGATTGGAAAGTCTGATCATGGGTTTCGGCTTGCCCGACGACAACCTGCACGCCCCCAACGAGAAGCAGCACATCCCTACGTTTTATCGCGGCATCGAGACCTACATTCATTATCTATTCGAGACAGCAGAAGACTAGAACATGCAGGAGATGAAGAACAGCATGGAAGAAAAATTGCCAGCGTACGGCGGCCAGGCGTTGATCGAAGGTGTAATGATGCGTGGTAAACATAGTTGTGCCATGGCCGTGCGTGCACCAGATCAATCCATCGTCGTCGAAACTGAAAAACTCGGCAGCATCTATCAAAGCAGGATTGCCCAACTGCCGTTCGTCCGCGGTTTGATCACGCTCTGGGATGCACTCGCTCTCGGCATACGGGCACTCGTATTTTCAGCGAACATTCAAGCGCCGGAAGATGAGAAGATCGAAGGCGGGATGCTCGCCCTCACCCTCGTGCCCTCGCTGCTCTTCGCTGTTGCCGTTTTCATGCTCCTGCCTATCGGTATCGCTTATCTGGCGGAACGATTCCTTGCCTGGAACGCCTGGCAATCCAATCTGCTCGAGGGTTTCGTGCGCCTCGGATTGCTGCTTGCCTACCTCGCAGCCATACGCCGCGTTGCGGACATTCGACGCGTCTACATGTATCATGGCGCAGAACATAAAACGATCAACGCCTTCGAAGATGGCGCGGAACTGAACATAGAAGGTGTGCGGCCTTACTCGCGCCAACATCCCCGCTGCGGAACGGCCTTCCTGCTCACTGTTTTTGTATTTTCGATACTGCTGTTCAGCGCCATTGGTCCCTTACCGATGCTGACCCGAATCATAAGCCGCCTGGTGCTGCTCCCCTTGCTCGCTTCGCTGGCTTATGAGTACATCCGCTTCACGGGAACATTGCACAACCATACCCTGGCGAAAATCCTCATGGCACCGAATCTATGGCTGCAGAACATGACGACGGCTGAGCCGGATGATGATATGCTGGCAATCGCCATCGCAGCCTTTAAAGCCATGTATTCGGAAGAACAACGGCTGGCAGCCGAAGCATCGGCCGTCTCAACTTGATCCACCGCTCCCATTTCATCGGCGAATTCGACGTTCATTGACTGGCCCCGGACGGCTGGGTACAATCCTTGAGAAATTGGGGTCAATATGCCGATATCCATTAAATTGCGAGATACTGTATACGAAGTACGGGCAGGCATGACAGCTCGAGACGCGCTGAAGAAAATCAATGTGCTGCCCGAGACGGTTCTCATAACCAGAAATGGGGAACTCATTACCGACGACGAGATTCTCACAGATGGAGAGGAAATCCGCTTGATCGCTGTAATTTCAGGCGGTTCCAATCGCGGATAGTTCCCAATGGATCGATAGACAGCCATGAATTGTCGAAAGTGCGGCAAGAAAGCCGTGATCAACATGCGACAGCACAAGCTGGGCTTGTGTGAAGAGCATTTCCTCGATTGGATCCCGCAGCAAACGCAACGTTTCATCGAAAAATATGGGATGTTTACAAAGGATGATCGAATCCTTGTCGCCATCTCCGGCGGAAAGGATTCCTTAAGCCTCTGGGATGTTCTCGTCCGCCTTGGCTACCATGCCGATGGGCTTTACATTAACCTGGGGATCGACGATGGAACGCAATACTCCTCAAAATCCAAGCGGTTCGCAGAAGACTTTGCTGAAACCAACAAGCTGCAATTGCTGTCCGTCGCCACAGAGTCGTCGGAGGGTTTCACGATACCGGAAGCATCCCGTCGTACTTTGCGGGGACAAGACAGGCCGTGTTCCGTGTGCGGCCTCACCAAACGGCATATCCTCAATCGTGTCGCCCGCGAGAAGAATTATGACGTGCTCGTTACGGGCCACAATCTCGATGACGAAGCTGCAGTGTTGTTCGGCAACACACTAAATTGGGCGACTGGCTACCTCCTCCGCCAGGGTCCGCTTCTCGAAGCGAAATCCGGATTGGTGCGTAAAGCCAAACCGTTCTTTCGATTTTACGAACGGGAAACGGCCGCTTATGCACTCCTGCGGGGTATCGAATACATCTATGAAGAATGTCCTTACGCAGCGGGGGCAACATCACTTTATTACAAGGAACTACTCAACAGCATGGAAGACAAGCGACCGGGTGCGAAACTGTCTTTCCTGCTCTCCTTCTTGCGAGCGAAAGAATCCGGATTCATCACCGACGGCAACTCTGTTGATTCCCGTGAACTTCGAGCTTGCCAATCCTGCGGGCAGCCGACGACGGCTCCGGACATGTGCACCTACTGCCGCACCTGGACGCAAATACGCAGCCGACAGCCCAGAACCATCGAAGGGAGCCTCACATGACGGAAGCCAAAGACCTGGAGGGACTCACGCTACTCGGGAAAGGTTCAGAACCGAGCAGACGCCTGGAGACGTTTCCAAACCGCCATCCCAACCGCCGTTACCTTGTACGGCTGGAGTCGGAAGAGTTCACCTGTTTATGCCCTGCGACAGGTCAACCCGACTTCGCCGCGATTCACGTCGAATACATCCCCAATGAAAAGATCCTCGAATCCAAATCTTTCAAACTCTATTTGTGGTCCTACCGGGATGAAGGGGTCTTTCACGAACACGTTACCAACACGATTCTGGACAATCTCGTCGAAGCTCTGGATCCTCATTGGTGCCGGGTGGTCGGCGAATTCAACATCCGCGGCGGCATTGCCATCACCGTGGAGTGCGAACACGGAACGCGGGGGGAATTGGGCTGAAATGCGTGCGTATCGTTGGTATCCGACCGTACTTGCAGTTTTCGTCACGACGTTGATCATCTCGAACATCATCGCAGTGAAGCTGTTCACCGTCCTTAACCTTACCCTGCCCGCTGCGGTGATCCTGTTTCCGATCGCTTATATCTTCGGCGATGTGCTTACCGAAGTGTATGGGTATGCCCGTGCCCGGCAGGCGATTTGGATCGGATTTGGGTGCAATCTGCTGGCTGTGGCTGCGATATGGATTGGCGGCTTACTCCCTGCAGATCCGATTTGGACGGCTGGAATCTATACCGACACCCAGGAAGCTTCCCGCGCCTACCAGGCGATCCTGGGCTTTACCCCC
This window encodes:
- a CDS encoding BTAD domain-containing putative transcriptional regulator, with the translated sequence MAKFNSVLRHAITPLSFDVESKVHREHLVDEIHANIPRKLIIIAAPAGYGKTTLLADFTKHTELPVCWARLSAVDQDLFHFAMVLSSSLQRRFRRLQGIFDFDSLSDYSPEALARMFVEVIDANINETLVIALDDVHWINKSKPILNFLDQFLEEQPEQVTLIASGREVLEVSLAKFMAEGNLIGFGPQDLALSREEIIKLARVHSSLEIGEDAAERLQHDTRGWITGVILSAELSGRGLNALKMSSRPMVYEYLASVVLNRQPDDLRRFVLDTSVFPVMTVEGCNYLLQRDDSSSMLARIVDRGLFVTATDEGPRTYEYHPQFREFLLETLQGGDAQRYKSLLNRAARYLADHDSPEYAVELFCDAGEGKRAVELAERRAREMFVSGRWQTLEVWARRLEEIDSPAPRVLLYLAAKYTQQGRLEEAEKNLDQAKTMLDLDSPKNVRAYYEILRGHVALRRGSYEAVIEVINRAEDILKPSGKRLQKAECYRLRALASSLKGDLLAAESYCSKAVALYQKTEGKLDLAYGLIDQSTIQVALGKSSEAYATTKQAHQILLQDGAPLPLAVSFMNLAHDSHQRGEYEEAMELYNEGLKYARQAASPPQEALILFGQADLFNDLNLALQAAELYGLGLDIAIRLDDLQQIRYGCVQTSVLHRRRGGGSLAYDWLRRAINLEKTSDLTSEIMIQLAALESHIKPQQSIMKLKSILLKEHNSDVAITTLGLYFQSRAEFAIGARDEAQNTLVRVLDWANTNGTEQLLSAELSFDDSFREFARNRLAGHPSLSVVLRRVETMRAVAQHYRNIGEEKDLRGVRLVFKAFGEANVLKNDAQITDLKPLAREVLFYLIDHQHVDRDVLLETFWQHHPPGRQVANLHTAVYSLRRVLGRSTILHEGSVYSVNPELAIEYDVARFERATSVAESLPIGDPRRMFALTEAINSYTGSFLSEFDSDWVVERRRDIELQYLDLLAQHAEEALIRDQPLRAVNTLRQALQIDPLRDDTNFRFLEALGRLGRRSEIVAHYQKYVNGLSTELGLDPPKTVRDLYARLIK
- a CDS encoding dipeptidase, coding for MSARSSAIEWARSHQADALEDFKTILRIPSISTLPENNEDVERAAEWITENLRELGCEVAKTIETGGHPVVYAEWLEAESDKPTILVYGHYDVQPPEPLEEWESDPFDPQVRGENLYACGASDMKGQMIAFLTAVKAIQSTSRLPVNLKFMFEGEEEVGSPHLADFIHEHKDMLSSTFCLNCDSGILDPETPSLTYTLRGLSYFELRLQGARSDLHSGLFGGAIDNPANVLCQLIAGMRDASGRVTLPGFYDDVRPLTDEDREEMVAKPDSWWLEQTGVPVLFGEEGYTAAERATARPTLDVNGLLSGFTGEGSKTVLPAKAMAKFSMRLVPDQDPNKIKTIVETYLTENAPPTVTWELEDLSSCFPSISERDSASVRAATRAFEKVWGKAPVFQRQGGSVPVVGIIQELLGLESLIMGFGLPDDNLHAPNEKQHIPTFYRGIETYIHYLFETAED
- a CDS encoding DUF1385 domain-containing protein, whose product is MEEKLPAYGGQALIEGVMMRGKHSCAMAVRAPDQSIVVETEKLGSIYQSRIAQLPFVRGLITLWDALALGIRALVFSANIQAPEDEKIEGGMLALTLVPSLLFAVAVFMLLPIGIAYLAERFLAWNAWQSNLLEGFVRLGLLLAYLAAIRRVADIRRVYMYHGAEHKTINAFEDGAELNIEGVRPYSRQHPRCGTAFLLTVFVFSILLFSAIGPLPMLTRIISRLVLLPLLASLAYEYIRFTGTLHNHTLAKILMAPNLWLQNMTTAEPDDDMLAIAIAAFKAMYSEEQRLAAEASAVST
- a CDS encoding MoaD/ThiS family protein, yielding MPISIKLRDTVYEVRAGMTARDALKKINVLPETVLITRNGELITDDEILTDGEEIRLIAVISGGSNRG
- a CDS encoding ATP-binding protein, which gives rise to MNCRKCGKKAVINMRQHKLGLCEEHFLDWIPQQTQRFIEKYGMFTKDDRILVAISGGKDSLSLWDVLVRLGYHADGLYINLGIDDGTQYSSKSKRFAEDFAETNKLQLLSVATESSEGFTIPEASRRTLRGQDRPCSVCGLTKRHILNRVAREKNYDVLVTGHNLDDEAAVLFGNTLNWATGYLLRQGPLLEAKSGLVRKAKPFFRFYERETAAYALLRGIEYIYEECPYAAGATSLYYKELLNSMEDKRPGAKLSFLLSFLRAKESGFITDGNSVDSRELRACQSCGQPTTAPDMCTYCRTWTQIRSRQPRTIEGSLT
- the queF gene encoding preQ(1) synthase; this encodes MTEAKDLEGLTLLGKGSEPSRRLETFPNRHPNRRYLVRLESEEFTCLCPATGQPDFAAIHVEYIPNEKILESKSFKLYLWSYRDEGVFHEHVTNTILDNLVEALDPHWCRVVGEFNIRGGIAITVECEHGTRGELG
- a CDS encoding queuosine precursor transporter; its protein translation is MRAYRWYPTVLAVFVTTLIISNIIAVKLFTVLNLTLPAAVILFPIAYIFGDVLTEVYGYARARQAIWIGFGCNLLAVAAIWIGGLLPADPIWTAGIYTDTQEASRAYQAILGFTPRLLLASFLAYLAGEFLNSLVLARLKLTTEGRFLWIRTIASTLVGQGIDSAIFISIAFYALPASVLLGMIVSQWLFKSGYEALATPLTYTIVNALKRAEGEDYFDRGTNFNPLQF